The proteins below come from a single Cervus canadensis isolate Bull #8, Minnesota chromosome 2, ASM1932006v1, whole genome shotgun sequence genomic window:
- the LOC122436546 gene encoding oviduct-specific glycoprotein — MNNNQIVPKDPQDEKILYPEFNKLKERNRGLKTLLSIGGWNFGTSRFTTMLSTFTNRERFVNSVIALLRTHGFDGLDLFFLYPGLRGSPSRDRWTFVFLLEELLQAFKNEARLTMRPRLLLSAAVSGDPHVIRKAYDARLLGRLLDFISVLSYDLHGSWEKVTGHNSPLFSLPGDPKSSAYAMNYWRQLGAPPEKLLMGLPTYGRTFHLLRASQNELRAEAVGPASPGKYTKQAGFLAYYEICSFVRRAKKRWIDDQYVPYAFKGKEWVGYDDAMSFSYKAVFIKREHFGGAMVWTLDLDDVRGNFCGTGPFPLVHTLNNLLVNDEFSSTPSPKFWFSTAVNSSRIGPEMPTMTRDLIIGLGILPPGGEAVATETHRKSATMTITPRGWLATPTRTPLSFGRLTAAPEGKTESLGEKPLTTVGHLAVSPGGIAVGPMHRQTGQMVTPPGRKAGVPEKVTTLSGKMTVTPDGQAETLERSL; from the exons ATGAACAACAATCAGATTGTTCCTAAGGATCCCCAGGATGAGAAAATCCTCTACCCAGAGTTCAACAAGCTCAAGGAGAG GAACAGGGGGCTGAAAACACTGCTGTCCATTGGGGGGTGGAACTTCGGCACCTCGAG GTTCACCACGATGCTGTCCACATTCACGAACCGGGAAAGGTTTGTCAATTCAGTGATCGCCCTCCTGAGGACACATGGCTTCGATGGTCTGGACCTCTTCTTCTTGTACCCTGGACTCAGAGGCAGCCCCTCACGTGACCGCTGGACCTTTGTCTTCTTACTTGAG GAGCTCCTGCAGGCCTTCAAGAATGAGGCCCGGCTCACCATGCGCCCAAGGCTGCTGCTGTCTGCTGCCGTCTCTGGGGACCCGCATGTCATCCGGAAAGCGTATGATGCACGCCTTCTGGGCAG ACTCTTGGATTTCATCAGCGTCTTGTCTTACGACTTACATGGAAGCTGGGAAAAGGTCACAGGACACAATAGCcctctgttctctctgcctggagacCCCAAATCTTCG GCATATGCCATGAATTACTGGCGACAGCTTGGGGCCCCCCCTGAGAAGCTCCTCATGGGGCTTCCCACCTATGGACGTACTTTTCACCTCCTCAGAGCCTCTCAGAATGAGCTGAGGGCAGAAGCTGTGGGACCAGCATCTCCAGGGAAGTACACCAAGCAAGCTGGCTTCTTGGCTTATTATGAG ATTTGCTCCTTTGTCCGGAGAGCGAAGAAGCGCTGGATTGATGATCAGTATGTCCCATATGCCTTCAAGGGGAAGGAGTGGGTTGGCTATGATGATGCCATGAGCTTCAGTTACAAG GCAGTTTTCATAAAGAGAGAGCATTTTGGGGGGGCCATGGTGTGGACATTGGACCTGGATGATGTCAGGGGCAATTTCTGCGGCACTGGCCCTTTCCCCCTTGTCCACACGTTGAATAATCTCCTGGTGAATGATG AGTTCAGCTCAACTCCTTCACCAAAATTTTGGTTCTCAACTGCTGTGAATTCTTCAAGAATTGGCCCTGAAATGCCAACTATGACCAGGGATTTGATCATTGGTTTGGGCATTTTGCCCCCGGGAGGAGAGGCTGTGGCCACTGAGACTCATAGAAAGTCTGCAACTATGACCATAACCCCCAGAGGTTGGCTTGCGACCCCTACAAGGACCCCTCTGTCCTTTGGAAGGCTCACTGCTGCTCCAGAAGGGAAGACTGAGAGCCTTGGAGAGAAGCCCCTGACCACTGTGGGCCATCTGGCGGTGAGCCCTGGAGGGATAGCTGTGGGTCCCATGCACCGTCAGACTGGACAGATGGTCACGCCCCCAGGAAGGAAGGCTGGAGTCCCTGAGAAGGTGACCACCCTCTCTGGAAAGATGACAGTCACCCCAGATGGGCAGGCTGAGACTCTGGAGAGGTCACTTTGA